In Coffea eugenioides isolate CCC68of chromosome 4, Ceug_1.0, whole genome shotgun sequence, the genomic stretch GACGGTATAGGCTTGTTGAATGGTATCAATGTCAAGACCCTTCAATCTCACCACTGATTCGACATGACCTTTGAGGGTGTGTAGTTCTCTTAACCTGAAAATGAAGACAACAAAGAATCAGGAAAACAAATATATGTTAGGAAAATCAACCACCCAAAAAATGCACGAGCTTAAATCCATGGATGTCTTGGCCTGATTAAACAAAGGCTATGAGAAAAGAACGACAAGAACACCAATATGGACATTTGAGGTTCCAATGATGTAAAACTTGCTCATGCAataataaaatgaatgaaacaAAACCAACAGACTAAGTCAGTAAAAAAGTTCCAAGAATGTATTGGACTTAATACTAGGTCAACCATAGAACATCGTTATGCAAACGCACAATATAAAGAAACTATTTTTATCTATCGTTATATAGATTATAAAGAATTATGCTATTCCATAGGAGTTCCAAAAGATAATAAGAGAAACACAACTCTAAGCACGAAACTGATATCACTTATTGCTATGATCAATCTCTACCTTGCAATTTCAGCTCTCCTTTTGGCTTCCTCAGCCAGCTGATTGAGTTCTGTGAAATTAGTAGCCTCACTAAACAATTTAGTGTCTGGTACTTGCAGCCCATGAAGTGTTCTCTGTGCATGTGCCCACTTGAGCTCGCGTTGCTCCTTTCCAAAGTCTTTTTGTCTTGTAAAAGCAATCTGCAGAACAGGGAAAACAttaaaaatatatgtataaaatAAGCTATTCATGACAGATATGATCAAATATGCTGTGGCATTATTATCTGTACCCTTTGTTCAAGAACAAGATCCCAGGCCCTCCCACTTAGGGCATAGCGGGTGAAGAACTTTATGAAGTCAAGTGGGATATAGAATATGAGATTGTATAGCCAAATAACTCCAGCCCAACCCCATCCAATTCCTTCAATGGCAGCAAAGCTCCAATTTGCATATACCGCAATGAGAGTTGCAACCTATTTgcattaaatagaaaaagaattttaataCAGCCAATAGTCTTGCTAAAAGGAACTCTAATACAAAGATCAGGCCTGGCTTACCAGCTGAGCAATCACAAAAGCCACCACAAGGAACAAACCAGGACGTTCAACATATGACCAACTTCGAGATCTTGTCACAAATATCAGCGCCTGACTGATAGTGCTTACTTGCAGATATATTGCCGATGCAAGCTTTCGAAAGTCATCATGAGCTCTTTTCTCAAGTGTTGACACCCCAAAAGTTCTCTGGTAAAAGACCAATGCGAGTTACTTCAGTTATAAAGTAGCACAAAAATCCATAATTGGTGGGGAAGTAACAAGCCTAAGTCATGACATCTAGCAGTAAAAATCAGTCCCCCGGCTTGTTCTCAAGCGCATTAAAACAGCTGATTATAGCTTCTTTTAAGGTAAAACCTTTTCAGGTGTTTGAAACTCATTTTGGCTTCAGCCTTTCGCTTGAGGTACTTTTGGAAACAGATTATAGCTTCTCTTAAGCTAAAACTTCTTCAGGTGTTTGAAACAGATTTTGGCTTCAGCCTTTCGCTTGAGGTACTTTTGGAAACAGATGTTAGCTTTCAAAACAGGCAAGACAAACACATgcttttagggttttcaaaagcTTTTCAATAATCAGCTATTTCAGAAATCAGCTTAACAGAGGAAAAAATTGTTGAAAGCAAGCACTTCAATCATAGATTGATACATTTTAAATCCAAGGAGCAAATCCACACGTAGTGCAGCGCTTTTGACACTTGTAGATCAAAACTAaaatttcaaacaagaaaagtaaTCCAAAAGTTGTAGCTTTGCAATGAAAAATGTAAACCATCAGTTTCTGTAGTACAGGTCTGCTTACAGGGAAGAAATCTGTTTTATAGGCCACCCAAAAGAATATAACTGTCATCAGAGCCAAATAACTTCCAAGAATAATTCCAGTTGCAAAAATCTCAGCCAGTTTCCAGCTATCTGGTTGTGGAGATGGTTTCACCCTATCCTTCGATATCGTCATAATAGTGCCTGAAATACCACAAGTTGATCGTTATAGAAAGGACGGATGCCATCCTATGGGACCTCTAGCACAATTTAGCTTCATCAATCACAAATACCCTTCCTCTGGTAATATATGACACTGCTTAAAAGATGCTAtgaggaaaatgaagaactaATGCTTGCAGGTTAGGCAATATCATCAATTTAAAATCCAGTAAAATATTGAGGTTATTTCTGGAAAGCTTCTGTACCATACTTCTGTACCATACTACAGAAGATGGTATGCCCTATTCTCTTCTACAGAAAAAGGTTTGCCCTATTCTCTGATGCATTTATTTTGGTTGACTTATTACTGTGTGTACATCAAGCAACAAAGCCAGACAGGGGAGGTGTTTGGGTGAAGAGCAGTTTTATGAACTAACCATCATTAAGGATTGCAATAATAAGCACCATGAAAGGTGGAAAGTCAAACTTCCATATCAATGCCAGCAACATAAACCCAAGCTGCAATGTTCAAGAAAATCAGAAACTGTCGaataaaagtcaaacaaaagcAGAAGTGCAGAAGTGCCAATGACATATAATTGTTAACAGATGAAAGATCAGCAAGCATCTGCCAAGGATAAAGAAAACGAGAATATGAGCACAAACTTACAAGAACAAAGAAGTACTATAACTTACCACAATACGTATAGTGATAGAAACTGCATAAATCTGCGAACATTGAACAGTGTAATCAGTTAAAGTCTATGCAAACAGCCTTTAGGAAAGGGCACATGAACTCTGGCAAGACAGCAATAGTTAACCAAACACCAATAACCAAGACATCAAAATTATCCTCTTTGGTGCAGTACCGTATAATTTTTCATTCTCTGAAAGATGGCCCGACTGGTCAAAACAGCACTAATGATAACACTAAGCCCAGGTTCTGTAAGGACAATATCTGAAGCACTACGAGCTGCATCAGTTGCATCGGCGACAGCAATTCCAATGTCAGCCTTCTTCAGAGCAGGAGCATCATTGACCCCATCACCAGTCATTCCACAAATATGTTTCCTGGCTTGCAAGCGCTTTACAATCTCGTATTTGTGTTCTGAACAAAATGTCCGGTGAATATAGCAAGGAAAGCAAGAAAATATAATACTATATAAAAGATCTAGAAGGCCAGGATACGcaattccaaccatcaaaaactaCATCAGAACCTACCAGGGAATACACCAGCAAATCCATCAGCTTTTTCAATCAGTTCGTCAATGGGTAAAGCAGCGATAGACTCATCCTTGTCCTGACCCAACAAAGCAGATGAAGGATACATGTTTGTTCCCATTCCCAACCGTCGCCCAGTTTCTTTACCTATTGCCAGCTGATCACCTGGTAATACAAGAGTCAACCAATTAAACACTGGACTTCACGACAAAAAAACTGGTGCAGACAATGATGGTAGGCTGTtcaaagcaaaaatgtacaagCAGCCAGGAAGAATCTTATGTTATAGATACTTATGCAACATGTCATTTTTTCTCGTAAGAATGCATTATTTGGAAGGGCAATGGCTGCCTAAACTTTAGATTATTTCCATCTTCTCAAACCAATGACCACCAAAGACTCACTTTTGCCAGTTCATAGGGTGCCTTTCTAAAATACAGAGGCTGGGGGAAGCTGTAATATCATGTTCTTGGAGTTGTTTAAAGTTTACCAGGTAAGTTCTAGCTATTCATACAGCAATACAATTGTTCATACAAGATAGTTTAGTCTCAGTATTCACTTCAGCGAGATCCCATAGTAAACCTCCCTATAACCTCTATATATGCCATTCACCAAAACATTTGCAACATATTACATGTAAAGCAATTGGTGCTTAAAGGCATATTGTGCAATGCACCTGTAATCATTTTAACATTGACTCCAAGATTCAGAGCTCTCCTTATTGTTTCTGCACTATCATGTCTGGGTGGGTCAAAAAGAGGCATGAGACCAATAAATTGCCAAGGGCCTCCAGGGCTCTCTTTTCTTCCCTCTGGAACTTCCTACACAATGCAaagcaggaaaaaaaaaaaagaaaagtacaaTTTAGACAAGATTCTAAAGAGGCAACACAAATCAGTTTTGCTACACAGGCAATATGAACAGAAAATCAGAAATGCGGTGATCAAAATGGATTATATCTGAGCCAATTTACCTGGTATGCTACAGCAAGTGACCGCAAACCTCGCTCTGCAAACTTATCAATCACCGCATGAACCCTACGCTCTATATCCGACTTGTTGTGTGAAAGATTAAGAATCTAACATCCATTTTATACTACATATTAGCATACGCTATTAACTGAATACTAGTTAACAGAAAAGCCAGAAGACTGTTACCTGCTCTGGTGCACCTTTGCTGACCCTGTGCATTTTGCCTTGACTGTCAAAATAAGTTAACGCTGTCCTCTTATCAGTTGGATTAAAAGGAAGGAAGTGTATTTCTTGAATGCCAGCACGAGCCTGTTAATGGACATTTTGAAAGCCAATTCAGAATAGTAAGAAAGATAGTTGTATAAACATTCCTACTACAAAAGCAACATACCTCCTTTGGATCAGCCAGCATGCCAACTATAGCAGCATCTATCGCATCCTGATTTTCTGTTCTAGATGCCCGAGCAGCCATCAGAACAACAGTATCTGCATCAATGCCTTTGGCAAAAACCTGAAGATAGGATCAGAATTAGGAAAACCATACGTTGAACAAACCTATGGTGTAAAAAGAGCATGTATGATTTAAGAACTACTTCCCCCTCACTAACCTCAATAAGATTCTTGTCAACAGTAAGCTTGTTCAATGTCAAAGTTCCTGTCTTGTCACTGCAGAGCACATCCATCCCAGCCATCTCTTCTATAGCTGTCATTCTCTTTGTTATAGCTCCCTGTCAGAATAGAAATGTTTTGTCATAAATGCAAAACTTTAAGAACCACCATTGATCACAAAGTACAAGGAAACCAACAAACAAACCTGTTGAGCTAAACGGTGAGACCCAATAGCCATTGTCACGGAGAGAACAGTGGGCATGGCAATTGGAATTCCACCTATGAGAAGCACAAGAAGATTGTCTATCCCAGGACGATATCGCCGATGTTGAATTGGATACATAACAACAATCTCGATTATCATCCCAATGGCGATAGAACAAATGCAAAAATTCCCAATAGCAGTCAAAACCTAAGTAAGATGACCAGGGAAAATGAGACAAAAtgtgaaacaaacaaaattcaaaaggatATGCATTGTCAAAAATGCATATAAACAGCCCATATACTTGCCTTTTGAAAGTGGCCCACTTGATTAGTGGAGTCTACAAGATGAGCTGCCTTCCCAAAGAAGGTGTGAACACCAGTTGCAATCACTACTGCTTCAATTTCTCCTTGCTTGCACGTGGAACCAGAGTATATACCATCTCCAGGTCCTTTTGTTACAGGAAGTGACTCACCAGTCAGAGCCGACTGCAAATTCCACAATTGTACTTTCAGTACCTCGAGCAGAGCTGCAAAAGTGATGACTTGGAAATAGAAGGAGCAACCAAAACAGGATACCAACCTGGTCAATTTTCAAAGGATCTCCGTCGAGCAAGCGAGAATCAGCAGGAATGATATCACCAAGTTTTATACTGATTATATCCCCGGGCACAAGAACTGCAGCATCTTCCTCGCTCCACCTTCCATCTCTAAGAACCTTAACAAAAACAATGAGATTCAGACCAACATAACTCAATGTCTAGACATAGGTGCATGAATTTAATGTCAGAAAATTAGATCAAATACCTTGGCTTTTGGAGCAAGACGAGCCATGAGAGCAGCTGCTGCATTGCCAGCATTGTTCTCCTCAATGAAACTGATTGTGGAGTTGATCAGAAGCAAAGTAATAATACCCACAAAATCTTGCCAATCCGGAGGCTTCCCCTGCAACACATGACACGGAGCTCAAAAAGAGCTCAAGAAGCAGAACAAAAGCCAAGCAATTCCAACCTCAAAAGACAAGCTCTCACCCCTCCATTGGCAAGTGCAATTGCCATAATAGCCGCAGCTTCCATGACCCATGAAAGAGGGTTCCACATAAAACCCAAGTACTTCAACAATTTGCTCTCCTACAATCCAGATTTTACAATCCAACATCAGGACACATTGATCAATAGCTATTACAGACCAAAACACAAGTCCAATTCAAACAACATTCAAAAGCGGAATACTAATAACTGCAACATACATGAGATGACAAAGTGAGAATTAAATTGTACTGGTACTACTTAAAAAGGGGATAAATTCAGAAACTtgtaaagaacaaaaaaaatgaaggtaACTTGAAAATGAGTACCTTCTTCTCCTCTAGCTTGTTGTAGCCAAAAATGGCCAATCTTTCTTGAGCACCGTCAGCAGTAAGACCCTCCTTGGTACATCTCAGATTCTCAAAAACTTCTTCGATAGGAATGTTTTCCTGCAGTTCCCACATACGAAAAATTTTCCCATCAAAAACCCGAATGAGAAAAATCAGGGCAAcagccaaaacaaaaaaaccaaaaaggaaaaagcttGCTTTCTTGAGTTCGCAGATCCATTACCAAATCAACTGTCTCCTTCACTACAGCTTCGAGGACTTCAGGCTTGTCAGCCATCTTCACTAGTTCAActcactttctcttttgctATCAACCTGagctctttctttctttttctttttcttttttttcttttccttcttctttctctctAGAAATCAGGCTTCAGATCAGAACCCAGTAATCAGCGAACCACCATGGTTGGATGGATGGTTGAGAGTGAAGCCAGCACACAAACTTTAAGACAGGAAAAACAAGATTGAACCCAGTGACAAAGATcggattttgaagaaaaagaaatggaatTATAGGCCAAAATGAGAACTACCCACCAACACCAAATCTACAAGAACTTGAACCGCTGAAAAGAGGTTGGAGTTGTAACAGTTAAAAAGTTCATTGCCTTTCGTGTTTTCCCATTTctctctttttattttaatttacaaaaagcatttttttttaattgtaggAGTAATTTACAGGagtagttaaaaaaaaaaaaaaaaaaaaagaccatcTTATAACATTTCTGAAACGGCTGTGACCACACAAGACAACAGGAGTCAGTACAGAAGAAGAGTTGAGATGATGATGATGTATTTAtgaaatatattaaaaatttgtttttaaaaGTGGGACCCACAAAGTACCCAGTCCAGCTACTTGCTAAATGAAAAGGgcaaatgttaaaaaaaaaaaaaaagaaaaaagtgcatGAACCAATTgtaattttggtaaatttttagCTTTGAATTTTTATTACTGCAGGATATAGAAGagataatttttgttttttcttgggGGGTATGTCAGAAGCAAAAAGGCCAAGAAGCATTAAATGCAGATGGGCCCCTAGAgcaatttattttgtttcattGGATTATCAAGAAAAGTCACAAAAGATTTTATTGCCTgaatcttttatttttcttcccttttctgcAGTAATTTATCTCTTGGGGTTGGAAAAGAGTCACAACAGTCAATTTGTAGTTGCAGCTTCTTTGACTCAAATTACAGCAgaaaataataacaaatgaTAATTATCAACTTGTTTGACTGGCAGTCTTGAAGGAGACCAAGTGATGTAGGAGTAAATCTTTTTTCTTCTCGTATCAATCATTACCAAACAAATAATTGACCGGGTTAAGTCCCGTTTGGCATTATTGTGGCTTAAAAAGAAGCACTTTTAACAGAagtactttaaaaaaaaaggttttaaaaatattaaaattagaCTACTTAATTTATGAAAAATGAGTTATTATTTACTATCCTAGAAATGCTTTTAGTAgttaaaaaaatacattttgCCAGGGTCTAATGCTACTGGAAACTATCCAATTCCAGTAACCATGTAACAACGCAAGATTAAAATACGTGAACTGCGAGAGGATATCATTTTCATATAGAGTATTTATGCTGTTTATTGTCAAGGAAATGATTTTGCATTTGCAAATGTTATGGGTTCTAATGGTTAGTTTGAACGTGTAATAATGCATCAAAGCATGTACACTCCAGAACCAAGGAACTTTTCCAAAAGGAAAATAATTTCTAACTACACAAAATGACAAAAAACTACTCCATGACGGtctgaaaaagaaattttgtaaGATTATCATTTTGCATCTGAAAAAGATATTTTAGACGAAATAAGTTGATCTTGGTCAGGCCTAATTTTCACATCATTTTAATGTATATACTGTAACTCCTGTAAAATCGTTCTCAAGCATATGTAGTACTTTGTCTTTAATAACTAACAAGAAAAGTGCATGgtctgtttctttttcttttttttttgacgaaaGACTTGCTTCTCTTTTGTTTGGTTAATTTAGATGTTACCAGTTTTGCTTGTGACGGGAACTAAATAAGTGCAATTCATGGCATATACATCAAAcataatcatatgaaaagaagAACAAGcaatttttgtagaaaatataatgtagcgatttgatatatatataagataaaaagataattgaaaaatatgttcacgaaAAACATAGAGattttttgatagaaaaacTCCCTGTAAGAAGTTAGAGAATAGAGGACATATTCATTTACATGCGATGTTTCTTTGTCATGTTGAGGTGAAGTCAAAATAGTGTTGTGCTAACTGCATTTAAGTTTGGACATCCTTAAACATCTTTAAACCATCATGGTTATGAATTATTTACTACTCACATCCTTTGTCTATCTGGTTATTGTTTAGGCCAACCATGGTTGGCACTGGAGAAAAACTTCAGGCACTCCAGACTGCTCTTTTCTTCTGTTCTGTTTCATAAAATGACATTATTAACACCTAAAAATAGTGTTGAGTACGAAATTACCTCTCTATAGGAGTGAAAATCAGGTCACGGGTCCATAGGTCGACTCGggtaggggtgcaaacgagccgaACTCGAGTCGAGATTTGGCTAATCGAGccgaactcgagtcgagctttggctaatcgagccgagctcgagttaattttgtgaagctcgaactcgagctcaaaatatcaagctcgagctcttaaaaaataaaaaattattattattattttatttttaaaaaataaaaaataattattttttttaaaaaataaatgaaataataattttttaataaataataaaatattagagatatatatgtaattttactattaaaataaaaaataaaaaaatatatataattgagcttGCGAGCCGCTCGCGATCCAACGAGTTTAATgtttttgaactcgagttcgagctcgagatcgacttaatgagctcgagctcgatattgac encodes the following:
- the LOC113769511 gene encoding plasma membrane ATPase 1 yields the protein MADKPEVLEAVVKETVDLENIPIEEVFENLRCTKEGLTADGAQERLAIFGYNKLEEKKESKLLKYLGFMWNPLSWVMEAAAIMAIALANGGGKPPDWQDFVGIITLLLINSTISFIEENNAGNAAAALMARLAPKAKVLRDGRWSEEDAAVLVPGDIISIKLGDIIPADSRLLDGDPLKIDQSALTGESLPVTKGPGDGIYSGSTCKQGEIEAVVIATGVHTFFGKAAHLVDSTNQVGHFQKVLTAIGNFCICSIAIGMIIEIVVMYPIQHRRYRPGIDNLLVLLIGGIPIAMPTVLSVTMAIGSHRLAQQGAITKRMTAIEEMAGMDVLCSDKTGTLTLNKLTVDKNLIEVFAKGIDADTVVLMAARASRTENQDAIDAAIVGMLADPKEARAGIQEIHFLPFNPTDKRTALTYFDSQGKMHRVSKGAPEQILNLSHNKSDIERRVHAVIDKFAERGLRSLAVAYQEVPEGRKESPGGPWQFIGLMPLFDPPRHDSAETIRRALNLGVNVKMITGDQLAIGKETGRRLGMGTNMYPSSALLGQDKDESIAALPIDELIEKADGFAGVFPEHKYEIVKRLQARKHICGMTGDGVNDAPALKKADIGIAVADATDAARSASDIVLTEPGLSVIISAVLTSRAIFQRMKNYTIYAVSITIRIVLGFMLLALIWKFDFPPFMVLIIAILNDGTIMTISKDRVKPSPQPDSWKLAEIFATGIILGSYLALMTVIFFWVAYKTDFFPRTFGVSTLEKRAHDDFRKLASAIYLQVSTISQALIFVTRSRSWSYVERPGLFLVVAFVIAQLVATLIAVYANWSFAAIEGIGWGWAGVIWLYNLIFYIPLDFIKFFTRYALSGRAWDLVLEQRIAFTRQKDFGKEQRELKWAHAQRTLHGLQVPDTKLFSEATNFTELNQLAEEAKRRAEIARLRELHTLKGHVESVVRLKGLDIDTIQQAYTV